A part of Ictalurus furcatus strain D&B chromosome 8, Billie_1.0, whole genome shotgun sequence genomic DNA contains:
- the efcab6 gene encoding EF-hand calcium-binding domain-containing protein 6, whose product MTSAMPSNQSLEDLRPMSRGITIIPRSRSTSHTSSRDAQKRNSLKCNSASSVQSVADESLSLVDIENMLLQKVKERKDDLKAAFRTFDQEGSATVTKGEFRRVIEGFLVPLTQSQFDGLFAKVPKRGNGTVPYKEFLQLYCKVSSASIRIPSGSGSQRSWPLGELQCRLKDKIGGNLKTITRAFRLFDYNRDGQIQQHELRRVLESYCFPLSHLEFCRLWSHYSPNNSQTISYKEFLEKLGVDCENYRKIAPDSAKLALNWDAANQAKARPRSRTSAWETQISLDEIHTMFLKKMSVNYPVVEKALQALDVADSGIVSYDDLKSVLSSFLFPISHSSFLGLLNRFGVNPAEPVQWRKFIALFREDEQMLPAVKDAGPAACKLSSIEEVLQKLREQILEVFPHLKRAFLVFDEGVKLCVCVCVCFFQNRTGLVSRGDLRRLLESLTFPLTDEQFRGLTDLLHVPHSGSISYQHVLDFFQKEKPAVVVQEQISESIEKPEAQTQPTAESPSATAAWTVVEGVLKDQLSEHYASLMSSLSETDPIQSCTIPPEDLRKLLQQYGLPLSDSHFNKLCEPFMESGAVNYKLLLTSLGMSMRNDMTKSVNKGLSLTERNESAYQVNVESVKKQAVVNVVLKKLRDRLQMRGLTLQQCLMDTSRSSASVLDLRDFQKILDECRISLQAPQFQALIQTLGFFNGPISFSDFIDKYEGMKNNEKHHTISNNIKVDSFMSAEDCLNQLEARIKECHRDVLTAFRLMDRNRDGLVNYNDFRVLFNSLRFVTKEKEYQRLLEALGFKPGSTINYAEFYSKIRSDRKTGVNLITSMTADQLLDRACEQVHAYLVATAQTRGSELSKVNNAFKSFSYSLFIFLDKAFTQYGEDIESRITRNDLRHILYKYYLPITPREFEKIWARYDDEGKGYVTQTEFLNKVNITPHESTQSPSIKIIVPLYRECLKLSFEDVHQSLVELDKRGDGHVTAMDLLALLQTHGFQIEDHQLLGLINNLGLDVCKLSYHDFLDRIVGPRVSRRSVMASSVSPYMMSSGDSVENLSPDRALQKVRELVTNSLDTLSKAFTAFDKTRNGKITQAEFRRVLDHFCIKLSNVQYRHLLAKLSIKEEESKVDWKQFLHIFNLHNQETSEEWLEKINKVHLPNQTCLLPISDVLGRIQEVVSARIYTITKEMVDLDYAGVNTISKEDFRTICDHHFMRLTDEQFEALWKMLPINIFGNLDYREFLKKFSREPIDQGSTRGSPSPSPSERSPVALPQCPKTAPCSHGRSKSLAPEQLRPSSAVCGRSTLSNSEALERRLRAQIRSCWREVQRRCREADTGSNGEIDVETFLGILEEFHISLTHSQFEQLSEKYNIRSKESLSYPEFLQHFVLMLKPQASTFTRRRKLHVPSTMSSGPLSKQCIDTLLRLCPSVQLYWRTMKQAFISCDKERTGKISLQDFRKVLRQYNINLSEEDVFHLTSFFDKNISGCISYNEFLSILQK is encoded by the exons ATGACCTCAGCCATGCCCTCTAACCAGAGTCTGGAGGACCTGAGGCCCATGTCACGGGGAATCACCATCATCCCCCGAAGCAGGAGCACTTCTCATACATCCAGCAGAGATGCTCAGAAGAGGAATAGCCTCAAGTGTAACTCTG CCTCCTCTGTGCAGTCAGTGGCTGATGAGAGTCTGTCTTTAGTGGACATTGAGAACATGCTCTTGCAGAAAGTGAAGGAGAGAAAAGATGACTTGAAGGCAGCTTTCCGTACCTTTGACCAGGAGGGCAGTGCCACTGTCACTAAAGGGGAGTTTCGCCGAGTAATTGAGGGCTTTCTTGTGCCACTCACTCAGTCTCAGTTTGATGGCCTTTTTGCAAAG GTCCCAAAGAGAGGGAATGGAACTGTACCCTATAAGGAATTTCTACAACTATACTGCAAAGTCTCATCAGCATCAATTAG AATTCCTTCTGGAAGTGGAAGTCAGCGAAGTTGGCCTCTTGGAGAGCTACAGTGCCGCTTGAAGGACAAG ATTGGAGGCAATTTAAAAACCATAACGAGGGCTTTTCGCTTGTTTGATTATAACCGGGATGGACAAATACAGCAGCATGAACTGCGGAGAGTTCTGGAGAGTTACTGCTTTCCTCTGAGCCATCTGGAGTTTTGCAG GCTATGGTCACATTACAGCCCGAATAACTCACAGACGATATCCTACAAAGAGTTTCTTGAGAAGCTTGGTGTTGATTGTGAGAACTACCGGAAAATTGCTCCAGACTCAGCAAAACTGG CTTTGAACTGGGATGCAGCTAACCAGGCTAAAGCAAGACCCAGGAGCAGGACATCAGCTTGGGAGACCCAGATTAGTTTAGATGAAATCCACACCATGTTTCTGAAGAAA ATGAGTGTAAATTATCCTGTTGTGGAGAAAGCACTTCAAGCCTTAGATGTTGCAGACAGCGGTATTGTCTCTTATGATGACCTGAAGTCAGTTCTGAGCAGTTTCCTTTTTCCAATCAGTCACAGCTCATTTTTGGGCCTCTTAAACAG ATTTGGAGTGAACCCTGCAGAGCCTGTACAGTGGCGAAAGTTCATAGCTCTATTCAGGGAAGACGAGCAGATGTTACCTGCTGT GAAAGATGCAGGTCCTGCTGCCTGTAAGCTGTCTAGTATTGAAGAAGTCTTGCAAAAGTTACGAGAACAGATACTTGAGGTGTTTCCTCATCTAAAGAGAGCCTTTCTGGTCTTTGATGAG ggggttaaattgtgtgtgtgtgtgtgtgtgtgttttttccagaACAGAACTGGGCTGGTCAGTCGGGGTGACCTGCGGAGGCTACTGGAGAGTCTGACCTTCCCTCTGACAGATGAGCAGTTCAGAGGACTGACAGATCTCCTCCATGTGCCACACTCAGGATCCATCAGCTATCAGCACGTCCTGGACTTTTTTCAGAAGGAAAAGCCAGCGGTAGTG GTTCAGGAACAGATCAGCGAGTCTATAGAGAAGCCAGAGGCTCAGACCCAGCCTACTGCTGAATCTCCTTCAGCCACAGCAGCCTGGACTGTA GTAGAAGGGGTTCTGAAGGACCAGCTATCTGAGCATTATGCTTCACTGATGTCATCCCTAAGCGAGACCGACCCGATTCAGAGCTGCACTATTCCTCCTGAAGACTTGAGAAAGCTCCTCCAGCAGTATGGACTACCACTGTCTGACAGCCACTTTAACAA GCTCTGTGAACCTTTTATGGAGTCTGGAGCAGTGAACTACAAGTTGTTATTGACGAGCCTTGGTATGTCCATGAGGAACGACATGACAAAGAGTGTAAACAAGGGTCTTAGCTTGACTGAGAG AAATGAGAGTGCTTATCAAGTTAATGTGGAGAGTGTTAAAAAGCAAGCTGTGGTGAACGTTGTTCTGAAGAAACTCAGAGACAGGTTGCAGATGCGTGGGCTCACACTTCAGCAGTGTCTGATGGACACcagcagaagctctgcatcagTACTTGATCTGAGAGATTTCCAGAAG ATTCTGGATGAGTGTAGAATTTCCCTGCAAGCACCACAATTTCAGGCTCTCATCCAAACTCTTGGTTTCTTCAATGGACCGATCTCCTTTTCAGACTTTATAGACAAATATGAAGGTATGA aaaacaatgaaaagCATCACACAATCTCAAATAATATTAAGGTCGACAGCTTTATGTCTGCAGAGGATTGTTTAAATCAGCTTGAGGCACGCATCAAAGAATGTCACAGG GATGTTTTAACAGCGTTCCGACTGATGGACAGAAACAGAGATGGACTGGTGAACTACAATGACTTTAGAGTGCTGTTTAACAGCCTAAGATTTGTGACTAAAGAGAAAGAGTACCAGAGACTGCTTGAGGCGCTGGGCTTTAAGCCTGGCTCTACTATTAACTACGCTGAGTTCTACAGCAAAATTCGGTCCGACAGGAAGACCGGAGTTAATCTCATCACTAGTATGAC AGCTGATCAGTTACTTGATCGAGCTTGTGAACAGGTTCATGCCTATCTGGTGGCCACTGCACAAACAAGGGGGTCCGAGCTCTCAAAGGTGAATAATGCGTTCAAAAGCTTTTCCTACTcactatttatatttct TGACAAA GCTTTTACCCAGTATGGTGAAGATATTGAAAGCAGGATCACCAGGAATGATTTGAGGCATATACTTTACAAGTACTACTTGCCCATTACTCCTAGAGAATTTGAGAAAATATGGGCGAG GTATGATGATGAAGGGAAAGGATACGTCACTCAGACAGAGTTCCTGAACAAGGTGAATATCACACCGCATGAGTCTACACAGTCTCCA TCTATAAAAATAATTGTGCCTCTTTATAGGGAGTGTTTAAAGCTTAGCTTTGAGGATGTGCACCAGAGTCTGGTGGAATTGGATAAGAGGGgagatggtcatgtgacagcaatGGATCTGTTGGCTCTGTTACAGACACATGGATTCCAGATAGAGGATCACCAATTATTGGGTCTAATCAACAA CCTCGGACTTGATGTCTGTAAGCTGTCATACCATGATTTTCTGGACCGTATTGTTGGGCCAAGAGTCAGTAGAAGGTCTGTTATGGCTTCTTCAGTCAGTCCATACATGATGTCTTCAGGAGATAGTGTAGAAAATCTCAGCCCTGACAGAGCCTTACAGAAGGTCAGAGAACTCGTCACAAACTCTTTGGATACTTTGTCCAAG GCATTCACAGCATTTGATAAGACTAGAAATGGCAAGATAACTCAGGCAGAGTTTCGGCGAGTGCTGGACCATTTTTGCATCAAGCTCTCCAATGTGCAGTATAGACACCTGCTAGCTAAGCTGTCAATCAAAGAAGAGGAAAGCAAGGTGGACTGGAAGCAGTTTCTCCACATCTTCAATCTTCACAACCAAGAg ACATCTGAGGAGTGGCTGGAGAAAATCAACAAGGTACACCTCCCTAACCAGACATGCCTTCTGCCAATCAGTGATGTACTAGGACGGATCCAGGAGGTTGTTTCTGCTCGAATTTATACCATTACCAAGGAAATggtggatttagattatgctggCGTAAATACCATTTCAAAAGAGGACTTCAGGACCATCTGTGACCACCACTTCATGAGACTTACTGATGAACAG TTTGAAGCTTTGTGGAAAATGTTGCCGATCAATATCTTTGGAAATCTGGATTACCGTGAGTTCCTGAAGAAGTTCAGTAGAGAACCTATAGATCAGGGAAGTACTAGAGGATCACCTTCTCCTAGTCCATCAGAGAGATCACCAGTTGCTCTACCACAGTGCCCAAAAACAGCACCCTGCAGCCATGGGAGAAGCAAG TCATTAGCCCCCGAGCAGCTCAGGCCTTCCTCTGCAGTCTGTGGACGGTCTACATTGTCGAACTCTGAAGCCTTGGAGAGGAGGCTGCGCGCCCAGATCCGGTCATGCTGGCGAGAGGTCCAGAGAAGATGCAGAGAGGCTGACACAGGAAGCAATGGGGAGATTGATGTAGAGACTTTCTTAG GCATACTGGAGGAGTTCCATATTAGCCTAACACATTCTCAGTTTGAGCAGCTGTCTGAGAAGTATAATATCAGAAGCAAGGAGAGTCTTTCTTACCCAGAATTCCTGCAGCACTTTGTGCTTATGCTTAAACCTCAAGCCAGTACTTTCACCCGCAGACGCAAGCTGCACGTGCCATCAACA ATGAGTTCAGGGCCACTGAGTAAGCAGTGCATAGATACCTTGCTCAGGCTGTGTCCTTCTGTCCAGCTTTACTGGAGGACCATGAAGCAGGCGTTTATTTCCTGTGACAAGGAACGCACAGGAAAGATTTCTCTTCAGGATTTCAGAAAA GTTTTGAGACAGTACAACATCAATCTCTCAGAGGAAGACGTCTTTCATCTTACATCTTTCTTTGATAAGAACATCTCAGGATGTATTTCATACAATGAGTTTCTGagcattttacaaaaataa
- the LOC128611605 gene encoding patatin-like phospholipase domain-containing protein 2 isoform X1 yields the protein MRNMLTSNNEWNISFAGCGFLGIYYFGVYSSLLERAHHIIKNTSKICGASSGALIAAMIACQMSPAKCCENLMAIAKEARKGTLSSMHPSFNLLKLTRQLLVRELPDNAHLLASGKLCVSLTRLSDGKNVLVSEFNSKDDLIQALFCSCFFPLYCGVVPPSYHGTRYIDGALSDSAPYSSLKNTISVSPFSGESDICPYDNPVYCQEVRHCNMSLNVNLANVHRVIQAFFPPEPEVMAEICHNGYKDALMFLKENDLLEKDSFMTELIINHRQDNCPWFNTHNYTWQDGPREPRRSGSMHGQSCVLDEQEINLLPVSIQKVLCEASMKKHRWMSELFAVKLVTSILMVCILPVEVIYSMLLRSAGCVLEMVSDLLWLWEVTSQMKALVWMKLSCKRFSHGTFHKQIRNCTGVEKLNDVHVSNICKMAALN from the exons atgaGAAACATGCTCACCTCAAATAATGAGTGGAATATTTCTTTTGCTGGTTGTGGATTTTTGggaatttattattttggaGTGTACAGTTCTCTGTTGGAACGGGCTCAccacataataaaaaataccaGTAAAATTTGTGGTGCTTCATCAGGAGCGCTGATAGCAGCTATGATAGCATGTCAAATGTCACCAG caaagtgctgtgaaaatctgatggcAATAGCCAAAGAGGCTCGAAAAGGCACACTGAGCTCCATGCATCCCTCCTTTAATCTGTTGAAGTTAACCAGACAGCTTCTGGTCCGAGAGCTGCCTGATAATGCTCACCTCCTTGCCAGTGGGAAACTGTGTGTTTCGCTAACACGTCTTTCAGATGGGAAGAATGTGCTGGTGTCTGAGTTCAACAGCAAGGACGATCTCATCCAG GCTTTGTTTTGtagctgttttttccccttgtaCTGTGGAGTGGTGCCACCTAGTTATCATGGCACT CGCTATATAGATGGTGCTTTGAGTGATAGTGCTCCATATTCCAGTCTGAAGAATACCATCTCTGTCTCGCCCTTCTCTGGTGAAAGTGACATCTGTCCATATGACAACCCAGTCTACTGTCAAGAAGTGAGACATTGCAATATGAGCCTTAACGTCAACTTGGCTAACGTGCACCGTGTTATCCAAGCATTTTTCCCACCAGAACCTGAG GTTATGGCAGAGATTTGTCACAACGGATACAAAGATGCGCTCATGTTTCTGAAGGAAAATG ATCTCTTAGAAAAGGACTCATTTATGACTGAACTTATAATAAATCACAGACAGGATAACTGTCCCTGGTTCaatacacacaactacacatgGCAAGATGGTCCCAGAGAACCCAGACGATCTGGATCAATGCATGGACAGAGCTGTGTGCTGGATGAACAGGAGATTAACCTGCTGCCTGTGTCCATCCAAAAAG TCTTATGTGAAGCTAGTATGAAGAAACATAGATGGATGAGTGAACTGTTTGCAGTGAAGTTGGTCACATCCATACTGATGGTGTGTATTTTGCCTGTAGAGGTCATCTACTCCATGCTGCTAAG ATCTGCTGGCTGTGTGTTGGAGATGGTGTCTGATCTTTTGTGGCTGTGGGAAGTCACCTCGCAGATGAAAGCATTAGTGTGGATGAAACTGTCCTGTAAAAGGTTTTCACACGGCACATTCCACAAGCAAATAAGAAATTGTACAGGTGTAGAAAAGCTAAATGATGTGCATGTGTCAAACATCTGTAAAATGGCTGCTCTGAATtaa
- the LOC128611605 gene encoding patatin-like phospholipase domain-containing protein 2 isoform X2, protein MRNMLTSNNEWNISFAGCGFLGIYYFGVYSSLLERAHHIIKNTSKICGASSGALIAAMIACQMSPAKCCENLMAIAKEARKGTLSSMHPSFNLLKLTRQLLVRELPDNAHLLASGKLCVSLTRLSDGKNVLVSEFNSKDDLIQALFCSCFFPLYCGVVPPSYHGTRYIDGALSDSAPYSSLKNTISVSPFSGESDICPYDNPVYCQEVRHCNMSLNVNLANVHRVIQAFFPPEPEVMAEICHNGYKDALMFLKENDLLEKDSFMTELIINHRQDNCPWFNTHNYTWQDGPREPRRSGSMHGQSCVLDEQEINLLPVSIQKVLCEASMKKHRWMSELFAVKLVTSILMVCILPVEVIYSMLLRSAGCVLEMVSDLLWLWEVTSQMKALVWMKLSCKSIPPLKVSTLHP, encoded by the exons atgaGAAACATGCTCACCTCAAATAATGAGTGGAATATTTCTTTTGCTGGTTGTGGATTTTTGggaatttattattttggaGTGTACAGTTCTCTGTTGGAACGGGCTCAccacataataaaaaataccaGTAAAATTTGTGGTGCTTCATCAGGAGCGCTGATAGCAGCTATGATAGCATGTCAAATGTCACCAG caaagtgctgtgaaaatctgatggcAATAGCCAAAGAGGCTCGAAAAGGCACACTGAGCTCCATGCATCCCTCCTTTAATCTGTTGAAGTTAACCAGACAGCTTCTGGTCCGAGAGCTGCCTGATAATGCTCACCTCCTTGCCAGTGGGAAACTGTGTGTTTCGCTAACACGTCTTTCAGATGGGAAGAATGTGCTGGTGTCTGAGTTCAACAGCAAGGACGATCTCATCCAG GCTTTGTTTTGtagctgttttttccccttgtaCTGTGGAGTGGTGCCACCTAGTTATCATGGCACT CGCTATATAGATGGTGCTTTGAGTGATAGTGCTCCATATTCCAGTCTGAAGAATACCATCTCTGTCTCGCCCTTCTCTGGTGAAAGTGACATCTGTCCATATGACAACCCAGTCTACTGTCAAGAAGTGAGACATTGCAATATGAGCCTTAACGTCAACTTGGCTAACGTGCACCGTGTTATCCAAGCATTTTTCCCACCAGAACCTGAG GTTATGGCAGAGATTTGTCACAACGGATACAAAGATGCGCTCATGTTTCTGAAGGAAAATG ATCTCTTAGAAAAGGACTCATTTATGACTGAACTTATAATAAATCACAGACAGGATAACTGTCCCTGGTTCaatacacacaactacacatgGCAAGATGGTCCCAGAGAACCCAGACGATCTGGATCAATGCATGGACAGAGCTGTGTGCTGGATGAACAGGAGATTAACCTGCTGCCTGTGTCCATCCAAAAAG TCTTATGTGAAGCTAGTATGAAGAAACATAGATGGATGAGTGAACTGTTTGCAGTGAAGTTGGTCACATCCATACTGATGGTGTGTATTTTGCCTGTAGAGGTCATCTACTCCATGCTGCTAAG ATCTGCTGGCTGTGTGTTGGAGATGGTGTCTGATCTTTTGTGGCTGTGGGAAGTCACCTCGCAGATGAAAGCATTAGTGTGGATGAAACTGTCCTGTAAAAG cataccACCACTGAAGGTTTCAACTCTACATCCTTAG